The Pseudanabaena galeata CCNP1313 genome includes a region encoding these proteins:
- a CDS encoding TolC family protein, whose protein sequence is MRISSSWLTLGASLSLLIPAWTANAQEFTMPLTPYTKVVLEPDDTTQYTSLIASEVKIPAKVDSLQINTTNAGLISNQKPILQDIQLTIAALPKGVSPDKSILPASESTILQDSLRAQPEKVSSSTEPARVIPSSAASNSGQLDPAQTLVVPTTPSQVKLDITKPVSLAELLDLVEKTNSDAIRARIVIERARAVLQEAETLRSPTVTGSVQYSYSDSAQVRLNSINNNTPLGKTTSNPLTGTIGVDYNIFDSGAKDAAIRIAENNLRIAEADLSRIRQNIRLSIVSGYYNLQNTDETIRIQRKAVENAERSLKDTKARERAGVGTKFDVLQSEVQLANAKQDLLNAEAAQLVARRELSRQLNYPAIVEITAADKIAPVPEWKLPIEETILLAVRNRAELDIRKLEREVARDRANSSLAQLGPRVNLFGNFNTASEFTSGSGIGVGYQVGARLDWNLYDGGRAVAQVNQFKADQAIAETRFEQDARQARYDVEESYINQRSRFQQIETATKAVASAEEALRLARLRLDAGVGTQLEVITAESDRTRAEVNRLQAIIGYNQSRANLERAISGL, encoded by the coding sequence ATGCGAATTTCTTCCAGTTGGTTGACGCTTGGTGCGAGTTTATCGCTTCTGATTCCAGCTTGGACAGCCAATGCTCAAGAATTTACCATGCCCCTGACACCTTATACCAAGGTTGTCCTAGAGCCTGACGATACCACCCAATACACTTCATTGATCGCTTCAGAAGTGAAAATCCCAGCAAAGGTGGATAGCCTACAAATTAATACGACAAATGCTGGATTAATTAGTAATCAGAAACCAATCCTCCAAGATATCCAGTTGACGATCGCAGCTTTGCCCAAAGGCGTATCTCCAGACAAGTCAATATTACCTGCCTCAGAGTCAACTATCTTGCAAGATAGCCTACGAGCACAACCAGAAAAAGTCAGTTCTTCGACCGAACCCGCCAGAGTAATCCCTAGCTCAGCCGCCTCGAATTCAGGGCAACTCGATCCTGCCCAAACACTAGTTGTACCTACTACCCCCAGTCAAGTCAAGCTAGACATCACCAAGCCTGTCTCCCTCGCAGAACTTCTTGACTTAGTTGAAAAGACTAATTCTGATGCAATTCGAGCCAGAATAGTGATCGAACGTGCTCGTGCTGTATTACAAGAAGCTGAAACCTTGCGATCGCCAACGGTTACAGGATCAGTGCAGTACAGTTACAGTGACTCAGCCCAAGTACGTCTAAATAGTATTAACAACAATACCCCTTTAGGCAAAACCACTAGTAATCCACTCACTGGTACGATCGGGGTTGATTACAATATTTTTGATTCAGGGGCTAAGGATGCGGCCATTCGGATCGCGGAAAACAACTTACGCATCGCGGAAGCAGATCTCAGTCGGATCAGACAAAATATACGCCTCAGTATTGTTTCAGGCTATTACAACTTGCAAAATACCGATGAAACTATCCGTATTCAACGCAAAGCTGTTGAAAATGCTGAAAGAAGCTTAAAAGATACCAAAGCTAGAGAAAGAGCAGGTGTTGGCACAAAATTTGATGTATTGCAATCTGAAGTGCAACTTGCTAATGCTAAGCAAGATTTACTCAATGCCGAAGCGGCTCAGTTGGTAGCCAGACGGGAGTTATCTCGTCAGCTAAATTACCCTGCGATTGTCGAGATTACGGCTGCTGATAAAATCGCACCTGTACCTGAATGGAAATTACCAATAGAAGAAACAATCTTGCTAGCGGTAAGGAACCGTGCTGAGCTAGATATTCGCAAATTAGAGCGTGAAGTAGCTCGCGATCGTGCTAATAGCTCCCTAGCTCAATTAGGACCTAGGGTTAATTTATTTGGCAACTTTAATACGGCTTCTGAATTTACCAGTGGTAGTGGGATTGGCGTTGGATACCAAGTTGGCGCAAGACTAGACTGGAATCTCTATGACGGTGGTAGAGCTGTCGCACAAGTAAATCAATTTAAAGCTGACCAAGCTATTGCCGAAACTCGGTTTGAGCAAGATGCTCGTCAAGCTCGTTATGACGTAGAAGAGTCATATATCAATCAGCGATCGCGCTTTCAGCAAATTGAAACAGCAACCAAAGCTGTGGCAAGTGCTGAAGAAGCATTGCGTCTAGCTCGTTTGCGCCTTGATGCAGGAGTGGGTACACAGCTTGAGGTAATTACTGCTGAGTCAGACCGTACTCGTGCTGAGGTTAATCGATTGCAAGCTATCATCGGTTATAACCAATCCCGCGCTAATCTTGAAAGAGCTATCAGTGGTTTATAA
- a CDS encoding WD40 domain-containing protein: MSDESNLTSANISPENEDLLQELSMTLDLYEDEFKLLLARCNYQDLRDRLITRLKEIHPQPIYEIRLPRTQRDLYNYIISQVPSETPAALSIVGLDELEVLQAALLDLNINREMFRNHCPYPIVWWISDAVHKRIIRVAPDFESWTTTLDFEIATDELITSLHDGSETLFSHVLAPSEVPFFKKLGEINRLGSIQCSELEIALKDLGDRGLNLEPKLQANLNFIRGLDTLPPNNSPEKALQYLQASFNYWQEIQDFERCGLLINQIGQVNYTIADAEKYRTPNWELARLGFQSAIDFFEKINRSDFVANIIIRLFVTAYRMSDWDAVEAIVQKALPLHQQFLEPYHLSLDYRYLAEVALQKQEWETARNHGKMALSFLDQSPQDYQKWRNLYLFIIAQAEIKLENYQEGLKLLLEAKALGDTGHPQIYIKLLTELRSLYTKQKQYLEAYVTKQEQYAIEQQYGYRAFIGAGRLQGKKSVGKSQTDVATEIEASGRKLDLDELITRIAKPSYKLIVLYGKSGVGKSSLVNAGLIPLLEHTSFEGRDVCAIALRVYTNWEEELEKALKIVSFQPPLPLESKALTPQPPLPLGEGEQDSVLNSLSKNEVLLPSPSGRGAGGEGLISKLREKEAQNKRLVLIFDQFEEFFFVYYNQPTERRRFFEFIGKLLNDSQNLSSLKVVLSLREDYLHYLLECNQIDSMAAIDQDILSKNVLYRVGNLKVEAAKSLIQTLTEKSRFYLEPKLIGVIADDLKDELGEVRPIELQVVGAQLQQEGIKTLEQYRLLGTNPKAILVERYLNDVIVDCGEENNRLAKFLLFMLTDERGTRPLKTREELEKDLHDLLAEMQGDTSALDLVLEIFVRSGLVVLIPESPLDRYQLVHDYLAEFIRASQAPEMAKLQQELAETKETLKETVDRLSVAVKEEEAAKFKARGRSRLAFGVGIVASVMAVGAGIAGFMALKTSVDSQFVTESYKMLSLMNGNLELEALVEVVETGERLKKDQIASPDTKIRVITSMQEVIYAIKEKNRFAHSASVTSVAFSPDGKTIATGSGDNTFKLWNLEGKEIQTLKGHSSGVSSVAFSPDGKTIATGSGDNTFKLWNLEGKEIQTLRGHSENVSSVAFSPDGKTIATGSGDNTVKLWNLEGKEIQTLKGHSNWVSSVAFSPDGKTIATGSGDNTVKLWNLEGKEIQTLKGHSSYVSSVAFSPDGKTIATGSFDTTIKLWNLEGKEIQTLRGHSENVSSVAFSPDGKTIATGSFDSTVKLWNLEGKEIQTLRGHSIGVSSVAFSPDGKTIATGSVDNTVKLWNLEGKEIQTLKGEISVAFSPDGKTIATGSVDNTVKLWQIDGKEIQTLKGHSAWVSSVAFSPDGKTIATGSQDKTVKLWNLEGKEIQTFKGHSSDVTSVTFSPDGKTIATGSQDKTVKLWNLEGKEIQTFKGHSSDVTSVAFSPDGKTIATGSYDTTVKLWDIEVSKEIQTLKGDSSIVFSVAFSPDGKTIALGSYDKTVELWNIEGKKIQTLKGHSSIVWSVTFSPDGKTIATGSNDNTVKLWNIEGKEIQTLKGHSKRISSVAFSPDGKTIATGSYDNTVKLWSLDLDRQLGLACHWLQDYISTQPDLQQRLAICKEPLILKAAAPALVAEARTKLMSSQKDDAIWLFKEAKKLDRELVLDADIENMIKQNKHK; the protein is encoded by the coding sequence ATGAGCGATGAGTCTAATCTGACATCAGCCAATATTTCCCCTGAGAATGAGGATTTATTGCAAGAGCTTTCGATGACGCTGGATCTGTATGAGGATGAGTTTAAGCTGCTGTTGGCTCGATGCAACTATCAAGATTTACGCGATCGCCTGATTACTCGCCTCAAGGAAATTCATCCACAGCCGATTTATGAGATTAGGTTGCCGCGAACGCAAAGGGATTTATATAACTACATCATTTCTCAAGTACCGTCAGAAACTCCCGCAGCATTGTCCATCGTGGGACTGGATGAACTTGAAGTTCTACAGGCAGCACTGTTGGATCTGAATATCAATCGCGAAATGTTTCGCAATCACTGCCCCTATCCGATTGTGTGGTGGATTTCCGATGCGGTGCATAAGCGGATTATTCGGGTTGCTCCTGACTTTGAGAGTTGGACGACGACTCTTGACTTTGAGATCGCTACCGATGAGTTAATAACTTCTTTGCATGATGGCAGTGAAACTTTATTTAGTCATGTACTCGCGCCCAGTGAGGTTCCTTTTTTTAAAAAGTTGGGGGAAATTAATCGTCTAGGTTCGATTCAATGTTCGGAACTGGAAATAGCGCTCAAGGACTTAGGCGATCGCGGTTTAAATCTTGAGCCGAAATTGCAAGCAAATCTTAACTTTATTCGCGGTTTAGATACGCTGCCGCCAAATAACTCACCTGAAAAGGCTTTGCAGTATTTGCAAGCGAGTTTTAACTATTGGCAAGAAATTCAAGATTTTGAACGTTGTGGTCTATTAATCAACCAAATTGGACAAGTCAATTACACAATTGCGGATGCTGAGAAATATCGCACACCTAATTGGGAATTAGCGCGATTGGGTTTTCAATCTGCTATCGATTTTTTTGAAAAGATAAACCGTTCTGATTTCGTAGCAAATATAATTATTCGCCTTTTTGTTACGGCATATCGCATGTCTGATTGGGATGCTGTTGAGGCAATTGTCCAAAAAGCTTTACCTTTACATCAGCAGTTTCTTGAACCTTATCATCTCTCGTTAGACTATCGATATCTAGCGGAGGTCGCGCTCCAAAAACAAGAATGGGAAACTGCCAGAAATCACGGAAAAATGGCGCTTTCTTTCTTGGATCAATCTCCTCAGGATTATCAAAAATGGCGCAATTTATATCTATTTATCATTGCTCAAGCTGAAATCAAACTCGAAAATTATCAAGAGGGATTAAAACTACTCCTTGAAGCAAAAGCGTTAGGAGATACTGGTCATCCACAGATTTATATCAAACTTTTAACAGAACTGCGATCGCTCTACACTAAACAAAAGCAATATCTCGAAGCCTATGTCACTAAGCAAGAACAGTATGCGATTGAGCAGCAATATGGCTATCGTGCGTTTATTGGTGCGGGAAGATTACAGGGTAAGAAGTCAGTCGGCAAATCTCAAACTGATGTAGCAACAGAAATTGAGGCTTCTGGTAGAAAACTTGATCTTGATGAGTTGATTACGCGCATTGCGAAGCCGAGTTATAAGCTGATTGTGCTGTATGGCAAGTCAGGCGTTGGTAAGAGTTCGCTGGTGAATGCAGGATTGATTCCGCTGTTGGAGCATACTTCCTTTGAGGGTAGGGATGTTTGCGCGATCGCCTTGCGGGTATATACAAATTGGGAAGAGGAGTTGGAGAAAGCTTTGAAGATCGTCTCCTTTCAGCCCCCTCTTCCATTAGAAAGTAAAGCCCTCACCCCCCAGCCCCCTCTCCCATTGGGAGAGGGGGAGCAAGACTCTGTTCTTAATTCGTTGTCTAAGAATGAAGTCTTGCTCCCCTCTCCGTCTGGGAGAGGGGCTGGGGGTGAGGGTCTTATCTCAAAACTACGAGAAAAAGAAGCGCAAAATAAACGTCTAGTCTTGATTTTTGATCAGTTTGAGGAGTTCTTTTTTGTTTATTACAATCAACCCACTGAGCGGCGGCGCTTTTTTGAGTTTATTGGGAAGTTGCTGAATGATTCGCAAAATCTATCTTCGCTGAAGGTGGTTTTGTCTTTGCGGGAGGACTATCTGCATTATTTGCTGGAATGCAATCAGATTGATAGCATGGCGGCGATCGACCAAGATATTCTCAGTAAGAATGTGTTGTATCGGGTGGGGAATCTCAAGGTGGAGGCGGCTAAGTCGCTGATCCAAACCCTGACGGAGAAGTCGCGGTTTTATTTGGAGCCTAAGCTGATTGGGGTGATCGCAGATGATCTTAAGGATGAGTTAGGTGAGGTGCGTCCCATTGAGCTTCAGGTTGTGGGGGCGCAGTTACAGCAGGAGGGAATTAAGACTTTGGAGCAATATCGTCTATTGGGTACGAATCCGAAGGCGATATTGGTGGAGCGTTATTTGAATGATGTGATTGTGGATTGTGGTGAGGAGAATAATCGATTAGCTAAGTTTTTGTTGTTTATGTTGACCGATGAGCGGGGGACTCGTCCCTTAAAGACTCGTGAGGAGTTAGAGAAAGATTTGCATGATTTGCTGGCTGAGATGCAGGGAGATACGTCGGCGTTAGATTTGGTGTTGGAAATTTTTGTGCGATCGGGTTTGGTGGTGTTGATTCCTGAGTCACCTTTGGATCGGTATCAGTTGGTGCATGACTATCTGGCGGAGTTTATCCGTGCGTCGCAAGCGCCTGAGATGGCGAAGTTGCAGCAGGAATTGGCGGAGACTAAGGAAACATTGAAGGAAACTGTGGATCGGCTGAGTGTTGCCGTTAAGGAGGAAGAGGCGGCGAAGTTTAAGGCAAGGGGGCGGAGTCGGTTGGCTTTTGGGGTGGGGATTGTGGCTAGTGTGATGGCAGTGGGCGCAGGGATTGCGGGTTTTATGGCTCTAAAAACTAGTGTTGACTCGCAATTTGTTACTGAGAGCTACAAGATGTTATCGTTAATGAATGGCAATCTTGAACTTGAGGCGTTAGTTGAGGTAGTAGAGACGGGGGAGAGATTAAAAAAAGATCAGATCGCCTCTCCCGACACAAAGATTCGGGTGATTACATCCATGCAAGAGGTGATCTATGCCATAAAAGAAAAAAATCGCTTTGCTCATAGCGCTAGTGTCACTAGCGTTGCCTTTAGCCCCGATGGCAAGACGATTGCGACAGGAAGTGGGGACAACACCTTCAAATTGTGGAATCTGGAAGGAAAAGAAATCCAAACCTTGAAAGGGCATAGCTCTGGTGTCAGTAGCGTAGCCTTTAGTCCCGATGGCAAGACGATCGCCACAGGAAGTGGGGACAACACCTTCAAATTGTGGAATCTGGAAGGCAAAGAAATCCAAACCTTGAGAGGGCATAGTGAAAATGTCAGTAGCGTAGCCTTTAGTCCCGATGGCAAGACGATCGCGACAGGCAGCGGGGACAATACCGTCAAATTGTGGAATCTGGAAGGAAAAGAAATCCAAACCTTGAAAGGGCATAGCAATTGGGTTAGTAGTGTAGCCTTTAGTCCCGATGGCAAGACGATTGCCACAGGAAGTGGGGACAACACCGTCAAATTGTGGAATCTGGAAGGAAAAGAAATCCAAACCTTGAAAGGGCATAGCTCTTATGTCAGTAGCGTAGCCTTTAGTCCAGATGGCAAGACGATCGCCACTGGCAGTTTCGACACAACCATCAAATTGTGGAATCTGGAAGGAAAAGAAATCCAAACCTTGAGAGGGCATAGTGAAAATGTCAGTAGCGTTGCCTTTAGTCCAGATGGCAAGACGATTGCCACTGGCAGTTTCGACTCAACCGTCAAATTGTGGAATCTGGAAGGAAAAGAAATCCAAACCTTGAGAGGGCATAGCATTGGTGTCAGTAGCGTTGCCTTTAGTCCAGATGGCAAGACGATCGCCACAGGAAGTGTGGACAACACCGTCAAATTGTGGAATCTGGAAGGCAAAGAAATCCAAACCTTGAAAGGGGAAATTAGCGTTGCCTTTAGTCCAGATGGTAAGACGATCGCCACAGGAAGTGTGGACAACACCGTCAAATTGTGGCAGATCGATGGAAAAGAAATCCAAACGTTGAAAGGGCATAGCGCTTGGGTCAGTAGCGTAGCCTTTAGTCCAGATGGCAAGACGATCGCCACAGGAAGTCAGGACAAAACCGTCAAATTGTGGAATCTGGAAGGCAAAGAAATCCAAACCTTCAAAGGGCATAGCAGTGATGTCACTAGCGTCACCTTTAGTCCCGATGGCAAGACAATCGCCACAGGAAGTCAGGACAAAACCGTCAAATTGTGGAATCTGGAAGGCAAAGAAATCCAAACCTTCAAAGGGCATAGCAGTGATGTCACTAGCGTCGCCTTTAGTCCCGATGGCAAGACCATTGCGACAGGAAGTTACGACACCACTGTCAAACTGTGGGATATAGAAGTTAGCAAAGAAATTCAAACATTGAAAGGGGATAGCTCTATTGTCTTTAGCGTCGCTTTTAGTCCCGATGGTAAGACGATTGCCTTAGGAAGTTATGACAAAACCGTCGAATTGTGGAACATAGAAGGTAAAAAAATCCAAACCTTGAAAGGGCATAGCTCTATTGTCTGGAGCGTAACCTTTAGCCCCGATGGCAAGACCATTGCGACAGGAAGTAATGATAACACTGTCAAATTGTGGAATATAGAAGGCAAAGAAATCCAAACTTTGAAAGGGCATAGCAAGCGTATCAGTAGCGTCGCCTTTAGTCCCGATGGCAAGACGATTGCGACAGGAAGTTACGACAACACCGTTAAGTTGTGGAGTTTGGATTTAGATCGTCAATTGGGACTTGCTTGCCATTGGCTACAAGACTACATCTCGACACAGCCAGACTTGCAACAAAGATTGGCAATTTGCAAAGAGCCGCTAATATTGAAAGCAGCAGCACCTGCCCTTGTCGCAGAGGCGAGAACAAAGCTCATGAGCAGTCAAAAAGATGATGCGATTTGGCTATTTAAAGAAGCCAAAAAACTCGATCGCGAACTTGTTCTTGATGCGGACATAGAAAACATGATCAAACAAAATAAGCACAAGTAG
- a CDS encoding leucyl aminopeptidase → MNILPSLTAPQAWHGDALAIAVFASPKASNEQSENPVKRTLELSAPLKNLDIQVLACTLTDLITESEFTGEIGATVSGRVGIDYAIRKVILIGLGDPAKATADVWRKAAASAVKWANKEKVKKLALSFPAYNQDVSLTAQAIAEGALLAAHQDKRFKSKNANPQFLDQVEVLETDPELANPAIAKAQQIVDGVILARELVSAPANIVTPITLAETAVAIANDSGYFTVKILEQADCEALNMGAFLSVARASDIPPKFIHLTYSNGTPKRKLAIVGKGLTFDSGGLNLKTGVGSSIELMKTDMGGSAAALGAAKAIAKLQPTDIEVHFIVASCENMVNGSAMRPGDILTASNGKTIEVNNTDAEGRLTLADALVYADKLGVDAIVDLATLTGACVVALGEDIAGMWSIDDAFAEAIAKAAKHAGEKFWRMPLEDPYFDQLKSVVADFKNTGSRAGGAITGALFLKQFVEKTRAWAHLDVAGPVWTERESGYNNAGGTGFAVRTLVNLIIN, encoded by the coding sequence ATGAATATTCTCCCATCATTAACTGCTCCGCAGGCTTGGCATGGTGATGCCCTTGCGATCGCTGTTTTTGCTAGTCCAAAAGCGAGTAATGAGCAATCAGAAAATCCCGTAAAGCGAACTCTAGAACTATCTGCGCCATTAAAAAACTTGGATATTCAGGTTTTGGCTTGCACTTTAACGGATTTGATTACTGAGTCAGAGTTTACGGGGGAAATAGGGGCTACGGTCAGTGGACGTGTGGGTATTGACTATGCAATTCGTAAGGTGATTTTGATTGGTTTAGGAGATCCTGCTAAAGCTACTGCGGATGTCTGGCGTAAAGCTGCTGCATCGGCGGTGAAATGGGCTAATAAGGAGAAGGTGAAAAAGCTGGCGCTTTCTTTTCCTGCCTATAACCAAGATGTGAGTTTGACGGCTCAAGCGATCGCTGAAGGTGCGTTGCTTGCAGCGCATCAAGACAAACGGTTTAAATCCAAAAATGCCAATCCGCAATTCCTCGATCAAGTGGAGGTTTTAGAAACTGATCCTGAATTAGCAAATCCTGCGATCGCTAAGGCGCAGCAGATTGTTGATGGGGTGATATTGGCGAGAGAGCTAGTATCTGCGCCTGCGAATATCGTTACGCCGATTACGCTTGCGGAAACTGCGGTAGCGATCGCTAATGACTCAGGTTATTTCACTGTCAAAATTCTTGAACAAGCTGATTGTGAAGCCCTCAACATGGGTGCATTTCTTAGTGTGGCAAGAGCCTCGGATATTCCGCCGAAGTTCATTCATCTCACCTACAGCAACGGCACACCCAAGCGCAAATTGGCAATTGTGGGCAAAGGCTTAACCTTTGACTCTGGCGGTTTGAATCTGAAAACTGGTGTGGGTAGCAGCATCGAACTGATGAAAACTGACATGGGCGGCTCGGCGGCGGCGTTGGGTGCAGCTAAAGCGATCGCAAAGCTGCAACCCACTGACATCGAAGTGCATTTCATCGTCGCCTCTTGCGAAAACATGGTTAATGGCAGTGCCATGCGTCCAGGGGATATCCTTACGGCTTCCAATGGCAAAACCATTGAGGTGAATAATACTGATGCTGAAGGTCGCTTAACTCTTGCCGATGCGCTGGTCTATGCTGACAAGTTGGGTGTGGATGCGATCGTCGATCTTGCCACCCTGACAGGTGCTTGTGTAGTGGCTCTAGGTGAAGATATTGCTGGGATGTGGTCGATTGATGATGCCTTTGCTGAGGCGATCGCTAAAGCCGCAAAACATGCTGGAGAGAAATTCTGGCGGATGCCCCTCGAAGATCCCTATTTCGATCAATTAAAGTCAGTGGTTGCTGATTTTAAAAATACAGGTTCACGGGCTGGTGGTGCGATTACAGGAGCTTTATTCCTGAAGCAATTTGTGGAGAAAACTAGGGCATGGGCGCACCTTGATGTGGCAGGTCCCGTTTGGACTGAGCGGGAGTCTGGTTATAACAATGCTGGTGGTACTGGTTTCGCAGTGCGAACTTTGGTGAATTTAATTATCAATTAA